In Pseudonocardia cypriaca, a single genomic region encodes these proteins:
- a CDS encoding hydantoinase B/oxoprolinase family protein, protein MIDAIQYEIIRNRLLAVTEEMRIALQSVSGSPTVTEASDFFTGLYLPDGEFATMGFQVAHEAPPVGALIRHINSHRKPPRAGDMFIGNDPYVGALHQNDVQMTGPVFDGDRLVAWAGVMAHETDVGGMNFASWCPAATEVYQEGLRIPAVKLVDAGELRDDVLEMIVSASRLPAALGLDIRAFIATLNVATERLQSLFARYGADVVGEAMRRMIATTERRTRERLAELPDGRVHVRDFLEHDGHANRLYAVDLVATKSGEELTLDFSGSSQQAPGFINATRAGLRGGVTGALIPTLGFGLAWNEGLLRPVDIVAPDGLVCTAQHPAPVGSATVETIWTVTNVVQRALNLLLACSPEYADRAQAVSSGTMATFNLGGVNQFGERFGLHSLDPLAGGSGAFACRDGVDAGGPVAVPAPAIADVESNEQVSPLLYLYRRLRPDTAGAGTSRGGQSGEMGLTLRGVPGATALVMTHGAEVPNSVGLFGGWPGSTVRQRFATAEGGTETDLLREHLAGTEPTWRELGPKPGEIPMRPGDLFAVSWQGGGGWGDPLFRDPADVAADVARGVVSAQHAAQVYGVVLGDGALDIDGTRERRLAIRTERLGAPPSAEPDPDAPGHALGPALRLVRVDGTVEVRSTAGAVLSRGSTRWRAGAVSRRVDPSAHRIRLHEDLAMTAHHCPLSGQLLSVDVHRRDEEPVEELVLNL, encoded by the coding sequence ATGATCGACGCGATCCAGTACGAGATCATCCGCAACCGCCTCCTGGCGGTGACCGAGGAGATGCGGATCGCGCTGCAGAGCGTGTCCGGCTCGCCCACGGTGACCGAGGCGTCCGACTTCTTCACCGGGCTGTACCTGCCCGACGGGGAGTTCGCGACCATGGGGTTCCAGGTGGCCCACGAGGCGCCGCCCGTGGGTGCGCTGATCCGGCACATCAACAGCCACCGGAAGCCTCCGCGCGCCGGCGACATGTTCATCGGCAACGACCCGTACGTCGGCGCGTTGCACCAGAACGACGTGCAGATGACCGGGCCCGTCTTCGACGGCGACCGGCTCGTCGCATGGGCCGGGGTGATGGCGCACGAGACGGACGTGGGCGGGATGAACTTCGCCTCGTGGTGCCCGGCGGCCACCGAGGTGTACCAGGAGGGGCTGCGCATCCCGGCGGTGAAGCTGGTGGACGCCGGTGAGCTGCGCGACGACGTGCTCGAGATGATCGTGTCGGCCAGCCGCCTCCCCGCCGCCCTCGGCCTGGACATCCGAGCGTTCATCGCGACGCTCAACGTCGCCACGGAACGGCTGCAGAGCCTGTTCGCCCGCTACGGGGCCGACGTCGTCGGTGAGGCGATGCGGCGGATGATCGCCACCACGGAGCGCCGGACGCGGGAGCGGCTCGCCGAGCTCCCCGACGGCCGGGTGCACGTGCGGGACTTCCTGGAGCACGACGGCCACGCCAACCGGCTCTACGCCGTCGACCTCGTCGCGACGAAGTCCGGCGAGGAGCTGACGCTCGACTTCAGCGGGTCGAGCCAGCAGGCCCCCGGCTTCATCAATGCCACCCGGGCGGGCCTGCGCGGCGGCGTCACCGGTGCGCTGATCCCGACGCTGGGATTCGGGCTGGCGTGGAACGAGGGCCTGCTGCGCCCGGTCGACATCGTCGCGCCGGACGGGCTGGTGTGCACCGCGCAGCATCCCGCGCCCGTCGGCAGCGCGACGGTCGAGACGATCTGGACGGTCACGAACGTCGTGCAGCGGGCGCTCAACCTGCTGCTCGCCTGTTCCCCGGAGTACGCCGACCGGGCGCAGGCCGTCAGCTCCGGCACCATGGCCACCTTCAACCTCGGCGGCGTGAACCAGTTCGGGGAACGGTTCGGGCTGCACTCGCTCGACCCGCTCGCGGGCGGATCCGGGGCGTTCGCCTGCCGGGACGGCGTCGACGCGGGCGGACCGGTCGCGGTGCCGGCGCCCGCGATCGCCGATGTGGAGTCCAACGAGCAGGTCTCCCCGCTGCTGTACCTGTACCGGCGCCTGCGCCCGGACACGGCGGGGGCGGGCACCTCCCGGGGCGGGCAGTCCGGCGAGATGGGCCTGACCCTGCGCGGTGTGCCCGGTGCGACCGCGTTGGTCATGACGCACGGGGCCGAGGTGCCCAACTCCGTCGGCCTGTTCGGCGGCTGGCCCGGCTCGACCGTCCGGCAGCGTTTCGCCACGGCCGAGGGCGGCACGGAAACCGACCTCCTCCGGGAGCACCTCGCGGGAACCGAGCCGACGTGGCGGGAGCTCGGCCCGAAGCCGGGCGAGATCCCGATGCGCCCGGGGGACCTCTTCGCGGTGTCGTGGCAGGGCGGCGGCGGGTGGGGTGATCCGCTGTTCCGGGACCCCGCCGACGTCGCCGCCGACGTCGCCCGCGGTGTGGTGTCGGCGCAGCACGCCGCGCAGGTGTACGGGGTCGTGCTCGGCGACGGCGCCCTCGACATCGACGGCACCCGCGAGCGGCGGCTCGCCATCCGCACGGAGCGGCTGGGCGCGCCGCCCTCGGCCGAGCCCGATCCCGACGCTCCGGGGCACGCGCTCGGCCCGGCGTTGCGGCTGGTGCGGGTGGACGGAACCGTCGAGGTCCGGTCCACCGCAGGCGCGGTTCTGTCCCGCGGGTCGACCCGCTGGCGTGCGGGCGCCGTGAGCCGCCGCGTCGATCCCAGCGCGCACCGCATCCGGTTGCACGAGGACCTGGCGATGACCGCGCACCACTGCCCGCTGTCGGGCCAGCTGCTCTCCGTCGACGTCCACCGGCGCGACGAGGAGCCGGTGGAGGAACTGGTCCTGAACCTCTAG
- a CDS encoding 3-keto-5-aminohexanoate cleavage protein translates to MADRKVILTIAPTGGMADKSVTPHLPTQPREIADDVVRCWEAGASIVAVHARRPDDGATCDPEIYGRINELIRSRSDIIINNSTGGGISGDMIAELADGRREIAFDQRIKGTLAGAEMCTFDPHVQCMHRVLDNGDDLELLMDTSWSRCLELAQAMKDRGIKPEWELMSLSDLVWVNELIALGYDEPPYYINIVLGTHKLMSGATPYTPKNLQRFVEDLPENSVFCVSGIGPAQLPASVHSVILGGQARVGLEDNIYYARGRPATNLELVERMVRILRELNLEPASPAEAREMLGLRAPAAVG, encoded by the coding sequence GTGGCTGACCGGAAAGTGATCCTGACGATCGCGCCGACCGGTGGGATGGCCGACAAGTCGGTCACACCCCACCTGCCAACCCAGCCGCGGGAGATCGCGGACGACGTGGTGCGGTGCTGGGAGGCGGGCGCGAGCATCGTCGCCGTGCACGCCCGCCGCCCGGACGACGGGGCCACCTGCGATCCGGAGATCTACGGGCGGATCAACGAGCTGATCCGTTCCCGGTCCGACATCATCATCAACAACAGCACCGGCGGTGGGATCAGCGGCGACATGATCGCCGAGCTCGCGGACGGCCGCCGGGAGATCGCGTTCGACCAGCGCATCAAGGGCACCCTCGCGGGGGCCGAGATGTGCACCTTCGACCCGCACGTGCAGTGCATGCACCGCGTGCTCGACAACGGGGACGACCTCGAGCTGCTGATGGACACCTCGTGGAGCCGGTGCCTGGAGCTGGCGCAGGCGATGAAGGACCGCGGCATCAAGCCGGAGTGGGAGCTGATGTCGCTCTCGGACCTGGTGTGGGTCAACGAGCTCATCGCTCTGGGCTACGACGAGCCGCCGTACTACATCAACATCGTGCTCGGCACGCACAAGCTGATGTCCGGTGCCACCCCGTACACGCCGAAGAACCTGCAGCGGTTCGTGGAGGACCTGCCGGAGAACTCGGTGTTCTGCGTCAGCGGCATCGGCCCGGCGCAGCTGCCGGCCTCGGTACACAGCGTGATCCTCGGCGGGCAGGCGCGGGTCGGGCTGGAGGACAACATCTACTACGCGCGCGGCCGGCCGGCGACCAACCTCGAGCTGGTGGAGCGGATGGTCCGGATCCTGCGCGAGCTGAACCTCGAGCCGGCCAGCCCGGCCGAGGCCCGGGAGATGCTCGGGCTCCGCGCGCCGGCCGCGGTCGGTTGA
- the pcaF gene encoding 3-oxoadipyl-CoA thiolase has protein sequence MPEALVVTGVRTPVGRYGGALSTVRPDDLAAEAIRAVRERVPTAAPDAIDEVILGCVNQAGEDNRNVARMAALLAGLPESVPGATVNRLCASGLEAVAAGARAIRCGEADVVIAGGVESMSRAPYVMAKAETAFSRTPEVHDSTIGWRFVNPRMEQRYGVDPMPQTAENVAAECGVSRADQDAFALRSQSRAAAAQENGRFDAEIVPIEVPRRRGEPVEVARDEHPRRTSAEALAALRPIVTEHGTVTAGNSSGVNDGAAALLLASEAAVERCGLTPLARVVTSAVAGVAPRVMGLGPVPATRKLLDLTALSIGDLDVIELNEAFAAQSLACLRQLGLPDDAEHVNPNGGAIALGHPLGMSGARLVLTAALELARRDGRRAMCSMCIGVGQGMSLLLERVS, from the coding sequence GTGCCAGAAGCCCTCGTTGTGACCGGAGTGCGCACCCCCGTCGGCCGGTACGGCGGGGCACTGTCCACCGTGCGGCCGGACGACCTCGCCGCCGAGGCGATCCGCGCCGTGCGCGAGCGCGTGCCCACCGCCGCACCGGACGCGATCGACGAGGTGATCCTCGGCTGCGTGAACCAGGCAGGCGAGGACAACCGCAACGTCGCGCGCATGGCCGCGCTCCTGGCCGGGCTGCCGGAGTCGGTCCCCGGCGCCACCGTCAACCGGCTCTGCGCGTCGGGGCTGGAAGCGGTGGCCGCAGGCGCGCGGGCGATCCGGTGCGGCGAGGCCGACGTCGTGATCGCGGGTGGCGTGGAGAGCATGAGCCGCGCGCCGTACGTGATGGCCAAGGCGGAGACCGCGTTCTCCCGCACACCCGAGGTCCACGACTCGACGATCGGGTGGCGGTTCGTCAACCCGCGCATGGAGCAGCGGTACGGCGTCGACCCGATGCCGCAGACTGCCGAGAACGTCGCCGCGGAGTGCGGGGTCTCCCGCGCCGACCAGGACGCCTTCGCCCTGCGCTCGCAGTCGCGGGCGGCCGCGGCCCAGGAGAACGGCCGCTTCGACGCCGAGATCGTGCCGATCGAGGTTCCGAGACGGCGCGGCGAGCCGGTCGAGGTCGCCCGCGACGAACACCCTCGGCGGACCTCTGCCGAGGCGCTGGCCGCGCTGCGCCCGATCGTCACCGAACACGGCACCGTCACCGCGGGCAACTCGTCGGGCGTCAACGACGGGGCCGCCGCACTCCTGCTGGCGTCGGAGGCGGCCGTGGAGCGGTGCGGCCTCACCCCGCTGGCCCGCGTGGTCACCAGCGCGGTCGCCGGGGTGGCTCCGCGGGTGATGGGCCTCGGTCCCGTTCCCGCCACCCGGAAGCTCCTCGACCTCACCGCGCTGTCGATCGGCGACCTCGACGTCATCGAGCTGAACGAGGCGTTCGCCGCCCAGTCCCTCGCCTGCCTGCGGCAGCTGGGGCTCCCCGACGACGCCGAGCACGTCAACCCGAACGGCGGCGCGATCGCGCTCGGCCACCCGCTCGGCATGAGCGGCGCCCGGCTGGTGCTGACCGCCGCGCTCGAACTGGCCCGGCGCGACGGGCGCCGCGCGATGTGCAGCATGTGCATCGGGGTCGGGCAAGGCATGAGCCTGCTCCTGGAACGCGTGTCCTGA
- a CDS encoding hydantoinase/oxoprolinase family protein — protein MGTDVGGTFTDVWVYADDGRQAVLKAPTTADIIGGIMDGIELAAGRFGLSVEEFCSSVDRFGHGTTAGLNALLTGSAARTALITTAGFGDTLEIGRLKRQLAGLTELEIGDYRNRGRWSPVVPRTLVFEIAERIDRAGEVVVPLDRPEIDRVLDRVGGAGVQAVAVATLWSVANPEHERRIGAAVRERFPDLFVSLSHEIAPAVGEYARMSTTAVNAALGPVMSAYLARLDEALRGRGLGVPMVVMTSEGGVVSADVVSDQPVSVLMSGPAAGVIACQQIGRRLGEEHLLTVDVGGTSFDVGTVVRGNPLLRDQLTVGGADIQRPAIDVATIGAGGGSIARVRDGALTVGPFSAGARPGPVCYRRGGSEPTATDADLVLGVLDEDGFAGGTMRLDRAAAAAAIAERIARPLGLGVVEAAWGIRQVLDARMADLLRSVTIEKGHDPREFVLFAGGGQGPSHAWALCRDLGIRTFVVTPTATGQSAFGTGTCELKRTISRPHHLRLPSADRIAVRDVEPLAAALAAMTAEAEAASAGGPAQGGLAIRRTAAIRYRGQAHHLDVPIIDGLGSPAALEKTLRQFEERYEALYGAGSAFREAGFELLGLRVIAARALDGAVRPTARDELVADDIRDVVFDDPAKPVECPAYRTAFPAPGQVVAGPCLVVFPGQTLVVPPGASARTDELGNFVVTLAEEGTR, from the coding sequence GTGGGCACCGACGTCGGCGGCACGTTCACCGACGTGTGGGTGTACGCCGACGACGGCCGCCAGGCGGTGCTGAAGGCGCCGACCACCGCCGACATCATCGGCGGGATCATGGACGGGATCGAGCTCGCGGCCGGCCGGTTCGGGTTGTCGGTCGAGGAGTTCTGCTCGTCGGTCGACCGGTTCGGGCACGGGACGACCGCCGGGCTCAACGCGCTGCTGACGGGTTCCGCGGCGCGCACGGCGCTGATCACCACGGCCGGCTTCGGCGACACCCTGGAGATCGGCAGGCTCAAGCGGCAGCTGGCCGGGCTGACCGAGCTGGAGATCGGCGACTACCGCAACCGCGGCCGGTGGTCGCCCGTCGTGCCGCGAACCCTGGTGTTCGAGATCGCGGAGCGGATCGACCGCGCCGGTGAGGTCGTCGTGCCGCTCGACCGACCCGAGATCGACCGCGTCCTCGACCGGGTCGGCGGGGCCGGCGTCCAGGCCGTCGCCGTCGCCACGCTGTGGTCGGTGGCCAACCCCGAGCACGAGCGCCGGATCGGCGCGGCGGTGCGCGAGCGGTTCCCGGACCTGTTCGTCAGCCTGTCGCACGAGATCGCGCCCGCGGTGGGGGAGTACGCGCGGATGTCGACCACGGCGGTCAACGCGGCGCTCGGACCGGTGATGAGCGCCTACCTCGCCCGGCTCGACGAGGCGCTGCGCGGGCGCGGGCTCGGGGTGCCGATGGTCGTGATGACCAGCGAGGGCGGCGTCGTCTCGGCGGACGTGGTGAGCGACCAGCCGGTGTCCGTGCTGATGTCCGGGCCGGCCGCCGGCGTGATCGCCTGCCAGCAGATCGGCCGCAGGCTCGGCGAGGAGCACCTGCTCACGGTGGACGTCGGCGGCACGAGCTTCGACGTGGGCACGGTCGTGCGCGGGAACCCGCTGCTGCGCGACCAGCTCACGGTCGGGGGTGCGGACATCCAGCGGCCGGCGATCGACGTCGCCACCATCGGCGCAGGCGGCGGGAGCATCGCGCGGGTGCGCGACGGCGCGCTGACGGTCGGGCCGTTCAGCGCGGGGGCCCGGCCGGGCCCCGTCTGCTACCGCCGCGGCGGTAGCGAACCCACCGCGACCGACGCCGACCTCGTGCTCGGCGTGCTCGACGAGGACGGCTTCGCGGGCGGCACGATGCGGCTCGACCGGGCCGCGGCAGCCGCCGCCATCGCCGAGCGCATCGCCCGACCGCTCGGCCTCGGCGTGGTGGAAGCGGCGTGGGGCATCCGCCAGGTGCTGGACGCCAGGATGGCCGACCTCCTGCGCAGCGTCACGATCGAGAAGGGCCACGACCCGCGGGAGTTCGTGCTCTTCGCGGGCGGTGGACAGGGCCCGTCGCACGCCTGGGCGCTGTGCCGGGACCTCGGGATCCGCACGTTCGTCGTCACCCCGACCGCCACCGGGCAGTCCGCGTTCGGAACGGGGACGTGCGAGCTCAAGCGCACCATCAGCCGCCCGCACCACCTGCGGCTCCCCAGCGCGGACCGGATCGCGGTGCGCGATGTCGAGCCGCTGGCGGCGGCCCTGGCGGCGATGACGGCCGAGGCGGAAGCGGCCTCGGCAGGCGGTCCCGCGCAGGGCGGGCTCGCGATCCGGCGGACCGCCGCGATCCGGTACCGCGGCCAGGCGCACCACCTCGACGTCCCGATCATCGACGGGTTGGGGTCACCGGCCGCGCTGGAGAAGACGTTGCGGCAGTTCGAGGAGCGGTACGAAGCCCTGTACGGGGCGGGATCGGCGTTCCGCGAGGCCGGGTTCGAGCTGCTGGGCCTCCGCGTCATCGCGGCCCGCGCCCTCGACGGGGCGGTTCGCCCGACCGCGCGGGACGAGCTGGTGGCCGACGACATCCGGGACGTGGTCTTCGACGACCCCGCGAAGCCGGTGGAGTGTCCCGCCTACCGGACGGCGTTCCCGGCGCCGGGCCAGGTTGTCGCCGGTCCGTGCCTGGTCGTGTTCCCCGGCCAGACGCTCGTCGTCCCACCCGGTGCGAGCGCCCGCACCGACGAGCTGGGCAACTTCGTGGTCACGCTCGCCGAGGAGGGCACGCGATGA
- a CDS encoding PadR family transcriptional regulator — MSLKHALLGFLSTEPASGFDLAREFGESLGWFWYASHSQIYPELRRLEEQGLVQSTTSTGNPGKQKRTYRLTEAGAAELRSWLEQPTEYAPMRDVERLKLVFLDSAPIDVVRRHLEDHRKHHEDLLAVYSQQLRELHQGVFPRLVKRLASRPASAHPMITGLKVLAMQGNIARARTEIHWAEDALSWLDGMEREGRA, encoded by the coding sequence ATGTCGCTGAAGCACGCGCTGCTCGGGTTCCTCAGCACCGAACCCGCGTCGGGGTTCGACCTGGCCCGCGAGTTCGGCGAGTCGCTGGGCTGGTTCTGGTACGCCTCGCACAGCCAGATCTACCCCGAGCTGCGGCGGCTCGAGGAGCAGGGCCTGGTGCAGAGCACGACGTCGACGGGGAACCCGGGCAAGCAGAAGCGGACCTACCGGCTCACCGAGGCCGGTGCGGCCGAGCTGCGGTCCTGGCTCGAGCAGCCCACGGAGTACGCGCCGATGCGCGACGTCGAGCGCCTCAAGCTGGTGTTCCTCGACAGCGCCCCGATCGACGTGGTCCGGCGGCACCTGGAGGACCACCGGAAGCACCACGAGGACCTGCTGGCGGTCTACTCCCAGCAGCTGCGGGAGCTGCACCAGGGCGTCTTCCCCCGGCTGGTGAAGCGGTTGGCCTCGCGGCCGGCCAGCGCCCACCCGATGATCACCGGGCTCAAGGTGCTGGCGATGCAGGGCAACATCGCCCGGGCCCGCACCGAGATCCACTGGGCCGAGGACGCGTTGAGCTGGCTCGACGGCATGGAGCGGGAGGGCCGGGCGTGA